The following are from one region of the Gambusia affinis linkage group LG02, SWU_Gaff_1.0, whole genome shotgun sequence genome:
- the drd4b gene encoding dopamine receptor D4b: MADNYSDLINESLPAAPVAHYNFPALIFGILLIITVTAGNVLVCLSVYLEKALKTTTNYFIVSLAFADLLLAVLVLPLFVYAEFQGGVWTLNMTICDGLMTMDVMLCTASIFNLCAISVDRFIAVSIPLNYNRKHVDHRQLILLSATWLLALAVASPVIFGINNVPNRDTRECKLEDNNYVVYSSVCSFFIPCPIMVLLYFGIFRGLKRWEEARKAKLRSSIEACRKLQQSSVVGGALPPMRGTIPGALPMPLPRIIERDLAQSRMDDSGDYVQQEIPYPRQYRENSVPTVRFNQQQVKKRAKINSRERKAMRVLPVVVGCFLFCWTPFFVVHTMRALCLTCNIPDALMSTVTWLGYVNSALNPIIYTMFNTEFKKFFKKCFRSCC; this comes from the exons ATGGCGGACAACTACTCGGACCTGATCAACGAGTCGCTGCCGGCGGCTCCGGTCGCGCACTACAACTTCCCGGCGCTCATATTCGGGATTTTACTGATCATCACCGTCACTGCTGGAAACGTGCTGGTGTGCCTCAGTGTTTACTTGGAGAAGGCTTTGAAAACTACAACCAACTACTTCATAGTGAGTCTGGCGTTTGCGGATTTGCTGCtggcggttctggttctgccgcTCTTCGTTTACGCAGAG TTTCAGGGAGGAGTTTGGACCCTGAACATGACGATATGTGACGGTCTGATGACCATGGACGTGATGCTGTGTACGGCGTCGATCTTCAACCTGTGTGCCATCAGCGTGGACCG gttCATTGCGGTGTCCATTCCGCTGAATTACAACCGTAAACACGTGGACCACCGGCAGCTCATCCTGCTGTCCGCCACCTGGCTGCTGGCCTTGGCCGTCGCCTCGCCCGTCATCTTCGGCATCAACAACGTGCCGAACCGCGATACCAGGGAGTGCAAACTGGAGGACAACAACTACGTGGTGTACTCGTCCGTCTGCTCCTTCTTCATCCCCTGCCCCATCATGGTGCTGCTCTACTTTGGGATTTTTCGGGGTCTGAAGCGGTGGGAGGAGGCGCGGAAGGCCAAGCTGCGCAGCAGCATCGAGGCgtgcaggaagctgcagcagagcagcgTGGTCGGCGGCGCCCTGCCCCCGATGAGGGGCACCATCCCCGGGGCGCTGCCCATGCCGCTGCCCAGGATCATAGAGAGAGATCTGGCCCAGTCTCGCATGGACGACTCGGGCGACTACGTCCAGCAGGAGATTCCTTATCCACGGCAGTACAGGGAAAACTCAGTGCCAACAGTGAGATTCAACCAGCAGCAAGTCAAGAAGAGGGCGAAGATCAACAGCAGGGAACGGAAAGCTATGAGGGTCCTACCGGTTGTAGTGG GCTGCTTCCTGTTCTGCTGGACGCCGTTCTTCGTGGTGCACACGATGCGAGCGTTGTGCCTGACGTGCAACATCCCCGACGCGCTGATGAGCACCGTCACCTGGCTGGGCTACGTCAACAGCGCCCTCAATCCCATCATCTACACCATGTTCAACACGGAGTTCAAGAAGTTCTTCAAGAAATGTTTCCGCAGCTGCTGCTGA
- the psmd13 gene encoding 26S proteasome non-ATPase regulatory subunit 13, which yields MKDVSGYLKQQQSSSSTPEMAAEWHALEDCYNKRLWHQLTLKLTDFVKDPFFKTGDGLIQLYENFISDFEHRINPLSLVEIILYVTRQMSDPKDAITFLEKTKEKVKSSEEAMILCKTSIGSLKLEISDLPATKKIIEEVEEMLNNLPGITSVHGRFYDLSSKYYRIIGNHAAYYKDALRYLGCVDIKDLPETEKQERAFTLGLAGLLGEGVYNFGELLMHPVLESLRNTDKQWLIDTLYAFNAGNVEKFQGFKSAWGQQPDLATHEPKLMQKIQLLCVMEMTFTRPANHRQLTFTEIAHSAKIPVNEVELLVMKALSVGLIKGNIDEVDQKVQMTWVQPRVLDLQQIKGMKDRLDSWCSDVKDMTVLVEQQAHDILT from the exons ATGAAAGATGTCAGCGGGTACCTCAAACAAcaacagagcagcagctccacGCCAGAAATGGCGGCGGAGTGGCACGCTTTGGAGGATTGCTAcaacaaaag attgtGGCATCAGTTGACGTTGAAGCTGACAGACTTTGTCAAAGATCCTTTCTTCAAAACGGGAGACGGCCTCATACAG CTGTATGAAAACTTCATCAGCGACTTTGAACACAGAATCAACCCCCTGTCTCTGGTAGAAATCATCCTTTATGTCACCAGGCAGATGTCAG ATCCTAAAGATGCCATCACTTTTCTGGAGAAGACCAAAGAGAAG GTGAAAAGCAGCGAAGAAGCCATGATTCTCTGCAAGACGTCCATCGGCAGCCTGAAGCTGGAGATCAGCGATCTTCCTGCCACCAAG AAAATCattgaggaggtggaggaaatgCTGAATAACTTACCCGGCATCACATCGGTCCACGGACGGTTCTACGACCTCTCCAGCAAGTATTACCGCATCATCGGGAACCACGCCGCCTACTACAAGGACGCGCTGCGCTATCTGGGCTGCGTGGACATCAAAGACCTTCCAG AAACAGAGAAGCAGGAGAGAGCGTTCACCCTGGGCCTGGCCGGACTCCTGGGGGAGGGAGTTTACAACTTCGGAGAGCTG CTGATGCATCCGGTGCTGGAGTCCCTGAGGAACACAGACAAGCAGTGGCTCATTGACACGTTATACGCCTTCAACGCCGGGAACGTGGAGAAGTTCCAGGGCTTCAAGTCTGCATGGGGGCAGCAG CCTGACCTGGCAACTCATGAACCTAAACTGATGCAGAAGATCCAGCTGCTCTGCGTCATGGAG atgACGTTCACTCGTCCTGCGAATCACCGACAGCTCACCTTCACAGAAATCGCTCACAGCGCAAAGATCCCCGTCAACGAG GTGGAGCTGCTGGTGATGAAGGCGCTGTCTGTGGGCCTGATCAAAGGGAACATCGACGAGGTGGACCAGAAGGTCCAGATGACCTGGGTGCAGCCCAGAGTTTTGGACCTGCAGCAG ATTAAAGGCATGAAGGACCGTTTGGACTCGTGGTGCAGCGACGTTAAGGACATGACGGTTCTGGTGGAGCAGCAGGCTCACGACATCCTCACCTGA
- the sirt3 gene encoding NAD-dependent protein deacetylase sirtuin-3, mitochondrial isoform X2 codes for MAGLSLTVRLCCLDRRLSSVATRTIGAKGFGPCRLSPAESSVSLFRQESFLQRIIIRGLFGGGGESIQPQTLQDVAKNIRERRCKRVVVMAGAGISTPSGIPDFRSPGSGLYDNLQQYDLPYAEAIFEIGFFHRNPNPFFALAKELYPGNYQPNLTHYFVRLLHQKGQLLRMYTQNIDGLERLAGVPPEMLVEAHGTFATATCTSCLRKYDGEELRPEVMSGVVPRCPTCKGVVKPDIVFFGEELPLSFFKYLTDFPLADLLIVMGTSLEVEPFASLAGAVRSSVPRLLINRDLVGPFAWGRRPHDVTQLGDVVSGVKELVDALDWTRELDALMAAGSQKV; via the exons ATGGCTGGCTTGTCTTTAACTGTCAGACTGTGTTGTTTGGACCGCAGGTTGAGTTCAGTAGCAACCAGGACGATCGGTGCAAAAG GTTTCGGTCCCTGTAGGTTGAGTCCAGCTGAAAGTTCAGTATCTTTGTTCAG ACAGGAGTCGTTTCTCCAGAGGATAATAATCAGGGGACTGTTTGGTGGTGGAGGTGAATCCATTCAGCCGCAGACTCTGCAGGATGTCGCCAAAAACATCCGAGAGCGGCGCTGCAAAAGGGTGGTGGTGATGGCCGGAGCCGGGATCAGCACTCCGAGCGGCATCCCAGATTTCAG GTCTCCTGGCAGCGGCCTGTATGACAACCTGCAGCAGTACGACCTGCCGTACGCCGAGGCCATCTTCGAGATCGGATTCTTCCATCGAAACCCAAACCCCTTCTTCGCCCTGGCCAAAGAGCTGTACCCGGGCAACTACCAGCCCAACCTGACCCACTACTTTGTCCGTCTGCTTCACCAGAAGGGCCAGCTGCTGCGGATGTACACGCAGAACATCGACGGGCTGGAGAGAC TTGCAGGAGTTCCTCCGGAGATGCTGGTGGAGGCCCACGGCACGTTTGCAACGGCCACCTGCACCTCCTGCCTGCGGAAATATGACGGCGAGGAGCTCAGA CCAGAGGTGATGAGCGGGGTCGTCCCTCGGTGTCCCACCTGTAAGGGTGTGGTGAAGCCTGACATCGTGTTTTTTGGGGAGGAACTTCCTCTGAGTTTCTTCAAGTACCTGACAGATTTCCCGCTGGCTGACCTGCTGATCGTCATGGGAACGTCGCTGGAG GTGGAGCCGTTTGCCAGCCTGGCCGGAGCCGTGCGCAGCTCCGTGCCCCGCCTCCTCATCAACCGGGACCTGGTGGGGCCTTTCGCGTGGGGGCGGCGGCCTCATGACGTCACTCAGCTGGGTGACGTGGTCAGCGGCGTTAAGGAACTCGTCGACGCTCTGGACTGGACTCGGGAGCTGGACGCTCTAATGGCGGCCGGAAGTCAGAAAGTTTGA
- the sirt3 gene encoding NAD-dependent protein deacetylase sirtuin-3, mitochondrial isoform X1: MAGLSLTVRLCCLDRRLSSVATRTIGAKGFGPCRLSPAESSVSLFRQESFLQRIIIRGLFGGGGESIQPQTLQDVAKNIRERRCKRVVVMAGAGISTPSGIPDFRSPGSGLYDNLQQYDLPYAEAIFEIGFFHRNPNPFFALAKELYPGNYQPNLTHYFVRLLHQKGQLLRMYTQNIDGLERLAGVPPEMLVEAHGTFATATCTSCLRKYDGEELRPEVMSGVVPRCPTCKGVVKPDIVFFGEELPLSFFKYLTDFPLADLLIVMGTSLEVEPFASLAGAVRSSVPRLLINRDLVGPFAWGRRPHDVTQLGDVVSGVKELVDALDWTRELDALMAAGSWRPAEGARV; this comes from the exons ATGGCTGGCTTGTCTTTAACTGTCAGACTGTGTTGTTTGGACCGCAGGTTGAGTTCAGTAGCAACCAGGACGATCGGTGCAAAAG GTTTCGGTCCCTGTAGGTTGAGTCCAGCTGAAAGTTCAGTATCTTTGTTCAG ACAGGAGTCGTTTCTCCAGAGGATAATAATCAGGGGACTGTTTGGTGGTGGAGGTGAATCCATTCAGCCGCAGACTCTGCAGGATGTCGCCAAAAACATCCGAGAGCGGCGCTGCAAAAGGGTGGTGGTGATGGCCGGAGCCGGGATCAGCACTCCGAGCGGCATCCCAGATTTCAG GTCTCCTGGCAGCGGCCTGTATGACAACCTGCAGCAGTACGACCTGCCGTACGCCGAGGCCATCTTCGAGATCGGATTCTTCCATCGAAACCCAAACCCCTTCTTCGCCCTGGCCAAAGAGCTGTACCCGGGCAACTACCAGCCCAACCTGACCCACTACTTTGTCCGTCTGCTTCACCAGAAGGGCCAGCTGCTGCGGATGTACACGCAGAACATCGACGGGCTGGAGAGAC TTGCAGGAGTTCCTCCGGAGATGCTGGTGGAGGCCCACGGCACGTTTGCAACGGCCACCTGCACCTCCTGCCTGCGGAAATATGACGGCGAGGAGCTCAGA CCAGAGGTGATGAGCGGGGTCGTCCCTCGGTGTCCCACCTGTAAGGGTGTGGTGAAGCCTGACATCGTGTTTTTTGGGGAGGAACTTCCTCTGAGTTTCTTCAAGTACCTGACAGATTTCCCGCTGGCTGACCTGCTGATCGTCATGGGAACGTCGCTGGAG GTGGAGCCGTTTGCCAGCCTGGCCGGAGCCGTGCGCAGCTCCGTGCCCCGCCTCCTCATCAACCGGGACCTGGTGGGGCCTTTCGCGTGGGGGCGGCGGCCTCATGACGTCACTCAGCTGGGTGACGTGGTCAGCGGCGTTAAGGAACTCGTCGACGCTCTGGACTGGACTCGGGAGCTGGACGCTCTAATGGCGGCCGGAA GCTGGCggccagcagagggagccaGAGTGTAG